The window TTCACGGATCTTTTCAAGCTTATTCCAGACATCTCTGTTGATTGCAGACCTCCAAGTTTCATCTGAAGAAGGCTCCCAACCAAATGTACTTTGGAAGACAGGTTCAGCCAACAATGGTTCTCTATCAAAAAGTTCATCAATTGCAGAACGCATTGGATGACTTCCTGGTGCCCAAAGAGAAAGTAATGCTAAGCGCATATTCTCTTCTGTTTCTTTGTATATGTTTTCAAACTTCATATTCTTAATGACTTAACTTGTTATTTAATGCTACGATGAAATGACGATTACATGACTTGCTGCAGAAGATAATACTCCTTCTTATCTTATCTCTTTGTATCTCATCTTTTATTGAAAATAGGTCTATTTCTTTTCTTATATGAGCGACAACAGCATTAACACGCTTGTATAACCACATTTCATTCCCTACCTTTCCTTGTTCATTGAAATTGTTAAAGAAGGTACCAACTTCATCTCCAAGGTAATCTTGATTTGACTCTATATATTCATCTGTAGATAGTTCGAGAAGTCTTATTTCTTTAGGCTTTTTAATGATAGTCTCAGCCAATTCTTCGACAAGACCGTGTGATACATAACCATACGCTTCAATCAATGATGATACGCACAGGTCTTTAATCCATTCGGTAAACGATGTCAAGACATCATATAAACATTGGACAAGATTCTTCATATACTCTTCTTCAACATTCAATGCACTCAAATATTTCATCATGTCTTCGCCTTCGTGACTCATTGCCCACTTTATGAAGATATCTTGCATCGCAGGAGTCATTGGATCAGACATGAAATTTTGAAGTTGGATGAAGATGCCAGACAGATAAGGTTGTAACCAATACCACTGGAAGGCTAGGTCATTACTAAAACTTTTCAGTTTTTCTTTAAGAATCTCGCGTTCATCATTGTCTGAACATTTTACATACAGTTGAAAAGCCAAACATAGCAATGCCTTGTAGTCCTGAGCTGTACAATATAGTTCAAGAATCGAACTTGCCGGAATATCTTCTTGCTGGGCACGATTGAACCAGCCGATAATTCTTGTCCACAATTCATCGCCTAACAAGGAATCATTTAACTTTTCCCTAATATTGAGAATGGCATTCTCTCTATTCTCAGCACGATATGAACCATTCATGTCCTTGGTTAAATCAACCAAAGCCGGACATATACGTCCTCTTGTGCGTCCAACCAGTATGGTTTTGCCCCATGAACGAATTTCCTCAGGAAGAATGTAGTATTGCGATTCTTCATCATACTTCATTTCCAAAGGTTCCAAGTTCGGTTCATCCAGTTTTATGAGTTTAAGCACACCAGTAAACTTGAATGGCTTTCTGTTTTTACCAGTGATTACAACACGGCCATCTGATATTTGTCGAGGACGGAATGGGGATTCTTTAATACCGAAAGCGATTCTTTGTCCATTTGAAAGAACAAACTGAACATTTACTTCTGCATTTAACATGTTTTGCGCTGTGCGTTCAAGTAATGAACGTATGGCCTCACGCGAATCGAATAATGTCAAAAGACTACCCTCATAGGGGATGGTCTTTCGTGCTCGACCATCTTCGAAAATATATAATTTTTCTCCCTTCCATCTTAACTCCCTTCTGACATTGCCATATGTGTATTCTCTTATATCTTGTCCAACCAGGTGGTACTGATACTTATCGATGTCTGAATATGGAATCCAGCAATCATTTTCTATGTCATCACCATATATGTTTTTAATCGAAAAGTCTTTGAATGGAGCTTTTATAGAAATGTCAAATTGGTTTTTGCTGTTTCCAGAAGGAGTAAAGGTGAAACGTATCTTGCGAGGATCGTTGCAGTTTTCTTTTTTGATTTCCCAAACATCACCGATTTTCTTTTCCCCTTCTGTTGTAGATACATGACCATGCGCCCATGAAACCTTTATTTGGCAAGAGCTTTTATCAGCCTTTTGTAAACTGATAACTAATCCTTCACCAATGTTTATGAATCTCAAAGGGGCAACATAGTTGCCATTAGTATCTATTGCACGAGCAAATATTTCACCGAAAGATGGAGTATCTGTCCAAACATTCTGCCATTTGTTACGATACTGAACGTTGTGACGTTTTGACTCTGTTCCATCTTCTGTATCATAGCAAAGTGTAAAAGCGCATTTGTTCGCGTCATATAGTGATTCTATCACATCTGGTACATAAAGTGGTGAAGATTGCAATTCTGTCCAATATAGAGGAGCATTCATACCCAATGTGATACATCCATCTTCGCCTTTCAGTACGATATTATCCGTGTAGTCGGCAGGAATGTGAAGTCCTTGCAACTTTGTCATTCCCCAACTATACTCATATATGTCAAGATTGGTTTCTGTCTGAAGATTCCAACCATCAGGAATAAGAATAATAGACTCCTGTCTTCCTAACTGGTTCCCTAATTCATACTTACCATCCTTATTCCTATACAGTAGATGAGGTACACTTATATCAAGATTATCTCCTATATGAGCATATTCTTGATTGTGGAGGAAGAGAGAGATAAAATCTCCGTTCTCACATGGATGTTTGCTAAATACTGGGTAGCGACAGAAATTATTAGCATAATCGAAGGTGTCAACAGCCTGACCATTCTTTCTTACTTGAACTGAAAAGAATCCAATATCGTCAATTCCTTGTTCTTCCAAAAATACTTGCGGAAGACGTTGAAGTCCTTTGACAATATACTTGGTATATATTTTCTTCTCTACAGTATCTATTCTAAATTCCCATGTCAATGAGAATGGATGAAGCTGATGACGACGAACCTTTTCCTGTTTTGCAAGTTCTTTTAGATATAGGAACCAGACATCATTTTCATTAGCACAGTAGAACGGCATTAAAAGATATCTTTCTGCTTCAACGCCAAGAATTAGCTGTTCGCAGTAGTCTTTCATGCACTTACTTTGCGAAGCAACCAGGCCAAGGTTCAATTCCTCAAAATTGATTTTTCTATTTACTAGACCACGAGTGAACCTATCCCAAACAGAGTTGGTTATGTTAGCCGTCACCAACTTCATAGGGAGTCCACCTTGATAAAGCATGTCATTCAAAGGATCTGCCCGTCCTCCATCATACTTCTCAATTTTCAGCATCTTTGCACCACGACGAGCAGCTTCATAGAATTCGTTCGAATAATTAACGCTTGGTCTTGTTGACTCCAGTGCGTCATAAACCATCTGTTTGCTATGCTTTCCGTCAACATACATTCTACGCCAATACTCAGCAAAGAACAATGTGGCCTCTTTGCATACTGTTATGAATGGATTATTCAAGTTTATAACATGAGTTCTTTTTTCAAGGAGATCTCTCAATTCCTTGAACTCTTCTTCAGTGATTTTTAACTTCCACAGAGGAAGTGGACATTCTTCAAGTCCTCTTTTTTGGAGTATTGTCTCGAAGTAACTCATATTTTCATATTGATGGTTATAGATATATTTTAAATCGGCGCAAAGATATGGGGCATCAGTGCAACCTATCTGCACTGATGCCAGTTTTTTTATTCTTCTACGTCAAATTCCAGCCCAAGCTGAGAAGCAGACTCTTTAACACTCTTAACAGTGGCTGAGTTTTCTGTAAGAGGATTAGCTCCAGTCGTTTTGGCTGTAAATTTGACCTCTATCTTCAGATTGTTATTTCGCAATGTCTGAACAAAACTGGTAAATAACTGAGCATAGTTCTCCAATGGTACTTGTCCGCTTATAACAACCTTTTGATAGGTCTTTGTCTCAGGAGGTGTTCCTCCTGTAGGCTCGCCACCTCCTGTCTCACCTGAGCCAGAACCGCCTGTAGCACCGGAGCCTGTTCCTGCACCAGAACCCGTTCCTGTGCCAGTACCAGTTGCTCCAGAAGGCTCAATAACGACAGATGGGTCAACGAGCCAATAGTCCTCACTTGTTACATCGAGGAATGGTACATTCTCACCTTGGGTTATTCGTGTCCATCTCCCTGGTGCTCCGAAAGCCACGTTAAATACGCCATTTACGCAATAACGATTGACGGTTTCAGCTATTGCTGATGGGCCAGTAATCATAGGTTTGTCATCAAAGCGAAGGAATGTCTCATAAAGCTCTTTTACTGCGATTGGACGATTCACTTCTGGAAGCATATTGATTCTATCCAGCAAGTTCCTCCCAATAGCCTTGATGACCCATTCTTCTTCCATGATTTCTGTCATCAAGTTCATACGTATCTGTGAAGAGAAGTCGCCAGCATAGTTCTTCATTTCATAGCTCTCTATGCCATCTTTTGCTGAATACTTAATTGCAATATTATAGGCGCGAATCAGAGCTTCATCGACACCGTGTTCGTACTCGCGCTTGCGATTTTGCACTTCTGTATTTTGATCGCGCTCCAGTCTTCCTGAATATTCTGCTATGATTTTGGTGCAAGCTAAGTAGTCTTTAAGTTTGTCACTCAATGCACCACGTCCGGCTTCTGAACAGGCAAGATAGAAGATAGTGTTGCGCATCACACGATCACTATTACCTCGTTTCAATGCTATTTCTTTGACTGCCGTGGTAAGACAATTTGATGGTGTTCCACCAGTCGGCATAGCTATGCTTGGAGGCAAAATTACCAATGTGAGTTGCTTTTGTTCTGGAACATCGCCAGTTGGACATACCAGAACATTGATTTCATGTATAAAACTTGCCGAATTCTTCAGTCGTTTGATAATCTCTGCCTCTACATCTTCTTTTTTGACCTCAGACTTAGCCTGTGCGATGAGGATATTGATGTTGGCTTTGGACTCAAACCAATACGTTGCTCCTCCAACTTTGGTAGAGTAAAGATAATGTGCTACCTGTTCAAGTTTGTTTAATGCTCCATCAATATCATTGTGATTGAATGCTTTGGGACGTAAAACACAGAGTTTAAGCTGCTTGATATCAAGTCCTTTGTTCTGCTTTGCGCCTACAGATGCCATAAGAAGAGTTGTAGCAATACCTTGTGTCAGATGGTACTGGCCAATATTACTTGTTGGATCTGCTTCATCTATCTTACGTGCATTACTTGAAGTTCCATATACATCAGCTAACATGACTGTTTCCCAGTTGCTACCCATCAGGTTTGTTATGGTGCCAGTGAGTGAACCAAGATTTTCAAGATTAACGTCTGATGTATGTATCAAGGCTTGTGAACCAGTAAGTGATTCTCTGCGTCGCCACAAATCCTGTACAATTGATGCCAAAAGACGAAGAACACCACGAGTGCGCTGGAAACGAGGATCACTTCCCCAACGTTGACGGAACATTTCAATAAGTTCCGGGTGGAAAGGATAGGATTTCTTTATTTTGTTGGCATATTCCATCTTGTCACAGTACTCTGGTAAGTCTCTGTATCGATTATGGAACATATCCTTATAGCGTTTGGCCACGAGGTCAACAACAGAAGTTTCATTGATTTGTTCAAACAGACGACGACGTACAACTTCAAAGATTTCTTCATCATCAACAGGCTTGACACTTGAACCTATACGAACGATTCTGGTCTGCAAAGAGTCTAATACTGTTTGACCAATCTGAGAATCAGCGACTTCTGTTGCACTTGCAGGGAGAGTGGCAATCAATACGCATTTTGGCACAGAAGAAACCACCTCAGTCAGAGTCTGCATGAAGCTGTTTGTTTGGCTGAAGAGATTGCCATCTCCAACCTTTTTTGAAGTAGCTTTTACACAATAGTCAGCCAACTCATCAATAAGGATGAGGGAAGTCCCTGCATTCTGGATGATGGGTTTCAATATTGCAGACGTGGGAGCAGTACGGTCTATATCATTTTGCTTAATTTTCTCGTAAGCTTCCTTGCCGCCAAGTTGATAGGCAAGTTCACCCCATAGCGTATAGATGGTAAATCCTTCTATAGTCTGGCGACCTTGTGATACGTCAGTTGTGTTGTTGGTAAAGACTGCAACTTTGGCATTCTCAAAGTTCGGAGTAACTCCTTCCTGGAGAATATGCTTGCAGCTTTCAGATTCCAACAGACGAGCTCCACTTTTTACTATATGATATATTGAAATCAAAGTATGGGTTTTACCACCACCGAATCCTGTCTGAAGAGAAATGACGCGATTCTCAGTTTCTTCGCCGTTTAAAGCGCGAACAACCCGGTTGGCAATGTCTCGTAATCCTGCTGTTACGTAAGTCTTGGCAAAGAAGGATGTCGGATTGTTGTACACTTCTGGGCCAGTGCCAAGAGCTACCTCATTCAAGTTGGCAGCAAAAACAGATTCGTCAAGAACGCCACTGCGAATGTCATAGTGTGGCAAACAGTTCCTAAACCAGGATGGCAGTGGTGAGCCATCATCCACGATTGAAGTGTCAACAGGTGTCGATGTTACAGTTGTTACGGCAATGGGTGCAACAGCTGCAGGAGCAAACGTGCGCTTGTTTTGTAATCTTTCGATTTCTTGGCGCAAATCAGCCATGCCAAGCATATTTGCAACATGCTTCATGTTGCTGAAAGCACGGTCTTTCTCGTCTTCTGTGAGTGGAGTGAAATGCTGGCACTTGTTGCGAGCATCCCTCAATTCACTCATAGTACTTTCAAAAATGAATGTTTTGCTTTTGTCATTGCCGAGTTCTTCCGCTAGTTCATCACGGAATTTGCTTGCAAGAAAAGTCAAATTATGATAGTCAATACGCAACATTGGCTCTACGCCTTGGCGTTGGGCTTGATTCCATTGATCTTGTTTTTGTGCAGTTAAACGCTGAAAGAAGACACCTTCCCACGGCTCACCGGGGAAGTGGTTTTGCAAAACACTGACTAGGAATGGACGCATTGCGTCGAGGAAGATTCCTAATGCCTGGAAGATGTTCTCGTTGTTCATATTGATATGTTTTTTGTTATTTTACTCGATACCTTCAAACAAGTTTCCTTGTATTGGTTTATACTCCTCGTGGCAATGTTGACGGAGGTCATCGGCATTCTGAAGGATGCCAACGATTTGCTTCTGGTCATCATTAGCAGGAAGAAGCTCTTTTAATGTGGCAAGTAATCGCCATAGGGGAGAGGATGAGTCTGGACAGATGTCGCGGACAAATCGGAGAATTTTTCCACGGTCGCCCTCTCTATACAAAAGGATGAAACGATGTGCTTGCTTAATTGGTGAATCCTCAGGGCGCGTTCCTTCGACAGACGATCCACCAATATGCTCTTTTGCCATAGCAATGTGCATTTTCTTTCCTTCTAATATTAGTAATCGTTCCTGCTGGATGTCCTTAATGTTGACATTTACACCAACACGAGTGAACTTAGTGGCATCGTCAAAGTCTGTATCACTAGTGCCATTCAACTGAAGCCATCCAATATAGAACTTTGTGTAATCATCACCTTGCACACCCTTCAATAAAGAATCGAAAGCTGCATTGCGAGCCATTTCAAGAAGTTCGGCTACAGAGACTTCACTACCATCAGATTTCTCCACTGATTTATATTTGCCAAATTCACTAACAGCCTGTCCAAAACATGCAGTCAATAAGTCTGCACCACGGAAACCAAGTTCGTAGAGGGATTCAACTTCTTCTGCCACTTTTTGTTCTATATCCTTTTTGACACTCTTAAAATCGCCATAGCCTTTACGCTCCGATGGTCTACATGCAACGGTAACAGATGATTCTAAAGTTGCCATGTCTGCCTTTAAGGCAATGCTAACTTCAGTGTCCATTGGCCAAGAACCTGTAATGTTCATTCTCGCATCAAGAATTGAATTGCAAAGAGTTGTCCATGCCTCTGTACTTTGATGTGCGAACATTATACTAACTACATCCGTAGTTTGCGTTTCTATTGCATCAAAAATTGATGTGAGTTTCTTCTCAAAATGGTGTTTCGCTTCTTCGTCACTATTGCCATGATGATGTTTAAGTGCAGTACATTCTTCTTGTTTTGGCGTTTTGGGCGTAGCAAATACCAGCTCAAATTCATTCAAAAGAATTGATTTGAGCCATACATAAAAGAAATCAGATAAATCTGCGTATGCGATAGCATCGTAATATGGTGGATCAGTTATGACAGCAGTAAGAGATTTGGGGTCAAATTGAGATTTGTCTCCACTTATTACATTATTAAACACCGCAGGGAAAGAATTTTCAGACTCCAAATATGAAATTATGGCATCTAACTGTCCTTTACAAGCGCCAGACAATGAAGAAAACGGATTCATTTCTGGATAATCAAATACCATCGGTATTGCTTGCCGTCCAAAAGGATGTTCAACTGTTTCTTGAAGCTTATGCCATACACCGAAAGAAGTGTTTCTACACAAAACTTTATCAAACAAAATGGCAAGATAGGTTTTGATAGCTCTAACGTAATGTTTATCATCGCTAATTGACGAACAAACATTATCTATCTCGTTCTTAAAGTTAGTTAGAAATACACTTTGTCTGTTGGAGAATAAGCCATCGAAAGAGTCTATACCCCAACCAGGAGTATTAAAATTCCTTACATTTCCGACCTCTAATTGTTCTTTTGGTATAGCCTTACTTTTTTTTATGTTGGATATTTGCTGAATATCTTCAGCAGACGGTACTCGATACGTTCTCTTTGAACCATCCTCAATTATGGCCAATAAACGCTCTTTGATAGGGGAAGTGTTGAACTGTCTCTTTATTTCTGAAATATTTGTCAAACTGCCACAACATGGACAAGTGATATTTCCGTGTCTATTCCAACCTTCTTCTTCAAAACTGCCATTTTTAATTTCAAAATCGATATGATTACCAGAAATGATAGGATTAAGATACACCCAATCTTTTGCTTTTGCTGTTCTTCTCTTTGATATGTAGAATTGTTTAAGCATAGGTATTTCTGCTTTGCAAGTAGGATTACTACAAGTTGCAGTTCGTGCCCAATAATAAACTAAAGGAGTTTTACCAGTTGTTGACTCGTATAAGTCAGAACATTTACTCTTCGTGTTGTTGATTACTTTCAAAGCATAATACTCAACATCAAAAGACAATCTATTAGGAATCAAGTAGAAACCTCTTGCATCTTTTGAAATTCCTTTTTCGGTAATCAGGTTTAATCCTTCTTCTCCATAAATACGATTGAACTCTTCTTCACTAAAACATATAGGTTTGCCGAATTTCTGAGGAAACTCTGCACTGCCTTTTTCGATAATATGAGCAACTGGATTAATGTCATTACCATAGCTGCGGCATCCAAGACGTGCAGCTTCTAAAGGAATTGCGCCACCGCCTGCAAATGGGTCAAAAACAGAGGGCATCTGATTTTGAAAATTCTCAATGGCAGATTGTAAGTTGCCTTCTAAATCATCTGTTTCTGCTGATGGAAGGTGTCTATCAATTACTTCATAGAGAGCATCTTCAGCTGCTTTAATAGCATCAAATGCCTCAGAAAAGTTTTTGTGGTGAGTCTCATAACCAAGATCTGGATACTTTTCTGCATTATAAGCTACCCATATCAGCTCTCTGGCCATGCGAAGTATGCGAGGATTGTTTTTGTTTTCCCATTTGATGAGTGAACCCTCGTCTAATTGTTCCTTTGGAGTGGTAGATTTTCCTGCCAACATTTCCTTTTGACATTTTTCAGAAAACTTACCTATGAACATCAGTAACCTATTGCGTAAATTATCCTCCATTGGATCGACAATGGCGGTATAAGGAATATCATTGTATGGCTTATATTGATATTGAGTCAATACATCATCAGCCGGATTTAAAATATTCTGAACGGCATCTTTGAAAGCTTGCGTACAGTTCTTGTCTAGTGGATCAGGCACAAGACTAGCAAACACGACTGCTCGGCATACTGGCAAAGGACGGCGTGCCCACCAAAGATGAAGTGTAGATATATGACCGTTTCGTATACTCTTGTCACGTACACTTTCCGCTGAAATCTCCTTAATCGGGAGTGCTACTTCAATTAGCTTCTTTGCTTTCATATATATTGTTCTTTTGTTTATTCTTTTTTAGATTGCCATTCACTTAGAGGCAGGTAGAACTGCACTCCCTTGGTCTTTTGCTCAAAAACAAGCTTTCTGGCAGGATCGTTTACAATGTTGAGAATGGGCGACTCACTACGGCATTCTGTTACGATATAGAGCCAGGCTTTTGTGCCTAACTGAGCAAGACGGTTCATTTCATTCTCACTAAGCATAACACCATCGGTACCAGCACGACCTTTTACTTCGATATAGCGTTTGTTGCCTTGGACATCGATACTTTTTACATCGTAGCCAACATTATCTTTCGACACATCAGAAGTTTTGCGGCCATGTTCGGTTTCATAGTCCATAGCCACCTTCATAGCAATGGCTTCTACTTCATCGTCTCGGCTCATACCAAAGGTGTTTCGATATTCTACTTGATTCAGTGGCAGAACATAAGCACAGCCAAGAACCTCTGGTTCGACAGGGAATAGTTCTATCATATTGTCCAACTGAGCCAGTCGCTCTTTCTTGCGCACTTTCAAAGCGTTATAGCGAGCCTCTTTCATCATCAGCTTCTGCTGAACTTTTTCATCGTCACTGAAGAGTATCTTGTTTTGGAGTTCGTTAATCTCACCTTGAATGTCGAGAATGATTTGCTGAAATGCCGTCTGCAAGTATTCCCTACGGCTTTCTGTATCTTCTTTAACCATTTTCTCTGTGGCCTCTAACAAAGGTTCCGTTTGGTGGGAGTATGCCCATTCCACAACTTCGTTTTCGTTGGCAGGTTCTGGAGGAACAATCTCCTTCGCAAATTCCACAGGAGGACAGAGGTCGAGCAGCTTTGCAGGTGATGTTTGTTGGAATACACCATCTTCATTCTGACAGATGAGAGTAAGCAGCTCATTAGAAATGTTGGGCTCGCCACTTTGTGTTGGGCGATTGTCCTGTATCTGATTCTTGACAAAGAAAGCAAAATAAGGATGCTTGTCTTCTGGAGATACAAGGACAGTACCTTTCAACATTTCGTCTCTGAAAGAATCGCGGACAGTATCAATCAGGCAATCGAAGAGAGCGTTTCCTGGGTTGATATAATGCGCTTTACCATATTGAGCCGTACTATTCTGATATTCTAAGAACTTAGCCTTATCAAAGAAAAAATAGAGTGATGTCAAATTCTCAGCATAAATCCTATATTGCTCTTTCAAGCGTGATACGATTAT of the Petrimonas mucosa genome contains:
- a CDS encoding DUF499 domain-containing protein, with translation MNNENIFQALGIFLDAMRPFLVSVLQNHFPGEPWEGVFFQRLTAQKQDQWNQAQRQGVEPMLRIDYHNLTFLASKFRDELAEELGNDKSKTFIFESTMSELRDARNKCQHFTPLTEDEKDRAFSNMKHVANMLGMADLRQEIERLQNKRTFAPAAVAPIAVTTVTSTPVDTSIVDDGSPLPSWFRNCLPHYDIRSGVLDESVFAANLNEVALGTGPEVYNNPTSFFAKTYVTAGLRDIANRVVRALNGEETENRVISLQTGFGGGKTHTLISIYHIVKSGARLLESESCKHILQEGVTPNFENAKVAVFTNNTTDVSQGRQTIEGFTIYTLWGELAYQLGGKEAYEKIKQNDIDRTAPTSAILKPIIQNAGTSLILIDELADYCVKATSKKVGDGNLFSQTNSFMQTLTEVVSSVPKCVLIATLPASATEVADSQIGQTVLDSLQTRIVRIGSSVKPVDDEEIFEVVRRRLFEQINETSVVDLVAKRYKDMFHNRYRDLPEYCDKMEYANKIKKSYPFHPELIEMFRQRWGSDPRFQRTRGVLRLLASIVQDLWRRRESLTGSQALIHTSDVNLENLGSLTGTITNLMGSNWETVMLADVYGTSSNARKIDEADPTSNIGQYHLTQGIATTLLMASVGAKQNKGLDIKQLKLCVLRPKAFNHNDIDGALNKLEQVAHYLYSTKVGGATYWFESKANINILIAQAKSEVKKEDVEAEIIKRLKNSASFIHEINVLVCPTGDVPEQKQLTLVILPPSIAMPTGGTPSNCLTTAVKEIALKRGNSDRVMRNTIFYLACSEAGRGALSDKLKDYLACTKIIAEYSGRLERDQNTEVQNRKREYEHGVDEALIRAYNIAIKYSAKDGIESYEMKNYAGDFSSQIRMNLMTEIMEEEWVIKAIGRNLLDRINMLPEVNRPIAVKELYETFLRFDDKPMITGPSAIAETVNRYCVNGVFNVAFGAPGRWTRITQGENVPFLDVTSEDYWLVDPSVVIEPSGATGTGTGTGSGAGTGSGATGGSGSGETGGGEPTGGTPPETKTYQKVVISGQVPLENYAQLFTSFVQTLRNNNLKIEVKFTAKTTGANPLTENSATVKSVKESASQLGLEFDVEE
- a CDS encoding DUF1156 domain-containing protein, which gives rise to MKAKKLIEVALPIKEISAESVRDKSIRNGHISTLHLWWARRPLPVCRAVVFASLVPDPLDKNCTQAFKDAVQNILNPADDVLTQYQYKPYNDIPYTAIVDPMEDNLRNRLLMFIGKFSEKCQKEMLAGKSTTPKEQLDEGSLIKWENKNNPRILRMARELIWVAYNAEKYPDLGYETHHKNFSEAFDAIKAAEDALYEVIDRHLPSAETDDLEGNLQSAIENFQNQMPSVFDPFAGGGAIPLEAARLGCRSYGNDINPVAHIIEKGSAEFPQKFGKPICFSEEEFNRIYGEEGLNLITEKGISKDARGFYLIPNRLSFDVEYYALKVINNTKSKCSDLYESTTGKTPLVYYWARTATCSNPTCKAEIPMLKQFYISKRRTAKAKDWVYLNPIISGNHIDFEIKNGSFEEEGWNRHGNITCPCCGSLTNISEIKRQFNTSPIKERLLAIIEDGSKRTYRVPSAEDIQQISNIKKSKAIPKEQLEVGNVRNFNTPGWGIDSFDGLFSNRQSVFLTNFKNEIDNVCSSISDDKHYVRAIKTYLAILFDKVLCRNTSFGVWHKLQETVEHPFGRQAIPMVFDYPEMNPFSSLSGACKGQLDAIISYLESENSFPAVFNNVISGDKSQFDPKSLTAVITDPPYYDAIAYADLSDFFYVWLKSILLNEFELVFATPKTPKQEECTALKHHHGNSDEEAKHHFEKKLTSIFDAIETQTTDVVSIMFAHQSTEAWTTLCNSILDARMNITGSWPMDTEVSIALKADMATLESSVTVACRPSERKGYGDFKSVKKDIEQKVAEEVESLYELGFRGADLLTACFGQAVSEFGKYKSVEKSDGSEVSVAELLEMARNAAFDSLLKGVQGDDYTKFYIGWLQLNGTSDTDFDDATKFTRVGVNVNIKDIQQERLLILEGKKMHIAMAKEHIGGSSVEGTRPEDSPIKQAHRFILLYREGDRGKILRFVRDICPDSSSPLWRLLATLKELLPANDDQKQIVGILQNADDLRQHCHEEYKPIQGNLFEGIE